Below is a genomic region from Capricornis sumatraensis isolate serow.1 chromosome 17, serow.2, whole genome shotgun sequence.
ATCCCTCATTTACGGGGAGTCAGGAACGGACACTGGAGGTTGAGGTGTCCCATGTCACACAGCCAGAGGGCGGCCCAGGGAGGAGGGGCGTTCCCCAGGCCTGTCAGCCTCTGGGGGTCCCATGCAGGGTGGTCCTGCCCCCATGAGGGGGGGTCCACTCACTCTCCCTGCTCCTTTTCTGCTCAGTCTGCCCAAGGCGTCCCTGACAGCTGTTCCTGCTCGGTGCCATGGGGAGGCCGCAGGCTAAGTCCGCCAGCTTCTTGGCCACATCTGAGGAAGCAACCAGGGGTCTGGAGAATAGCTCTGGACATCTCTGGACTCCTTCACTGTCAGCCGGAGAGCAGCTGGACGGATGTGCAGGCAGGGCTGAGTGGGAGGGGATGGGAGATATCAGCTCCTTTAGCCCTTCAGTCACTTGCTACCATCAATAGCTTGCAGCCCAGCCAGGGGTCTCCAGGCCAGGTTCACAGCTGCACAGCATTTTGACCTTGAATCCCAGCCCCATCTGACGGCcctcctggcctggcctggcctggcctagGCACGCAGAGCAGACGGCCGAAAACAGCAGCAAGCCCTTAGTTTGCACATCCTTTTATGTTTACATCTCTTAACCCTCGGCCCGCGATGGTGGTGAGTCTCTTAAGGTTTGCAGAGGTGACTCATTGACCTTATTTCATTATGAGCCTCTTATTTTCTTTAACcctttatgtttaaaaattgttatataaaaataatactataGTGCtataagacttttttaaaaagtgacctgTAATCTCTCTGGCCTACACAAGTATTTCCGATTTTCTGGTGTCTTCCCAATTTTATTCAGGTACATCACGTGTTAACGTGATCACATGAATGTGTGTAATTTTTTACCAGCTCTCTGCTTTCATCCACATTATTTCCCTACAAAGGCAGTAGGAAAAGATACAGTTTCTTCTTTGACCAGTGGGGGTGGAACAGAGACTGAGCATCAGTGGTGTGAGCAGGTTCACCAGTGAGCTGGGGCACTGGGGCCGTGATGGGATTCAGGGCCAGGTTCACCAGTGAGCTGGGGCACTGGGGCCGTGATAGGATTCAGGTCCAGGTGCACCAGGGAGCCGGGGCACTGGGGCCGTGATGGGATTCAGGTCCAGGTTCACCGGTGAGCTGGGGCACTGGGGCCGGGATGGGATTTCAGGGCCAGACCCCCCACATCTGCAGCATCCTCATCATGTGACAGAGCTGTTCACGTGATCATCCATGGATTGCTCCTGGGGGAGCCACGATGACTTGGGGTCCCAGGGCCTTTTCCATCATCGTTGAATTCTTAGGGATAAATGATCCCAGAGGGGCTTCACCCAGATGAGCCCCTGGCATCCACCCAAGCCTTGGGctgcccccctgccccaccaGCCTCTTCCAAGGACCCTCTGGGCACTGGCCTTGGctcaccttcctcctcctcctttctcccaGCAAACAGCGGCACAACAAACTGTGGCGCCAGCAGGCCGATGACAGCTGCCTCCAGCAACCTGTGGATGACCCCGCGGGGCCTGGGGACTTCCAGCCAGAGACCCTGGACAGCACCCCGGAAGCCCAGCTGCCCTGCTTGGACGCGGCCGCCCCGCTGCCTCAGTTCCCAGGCAGTGGGGCCCTCGGGGGCCCCGCTCTGCCCTGCTGTCTCCGGCGACTCTCAGACCCCCTGCTACAGGCCCCCGGCGATGAGATGGTTGGCCCCGTCCACCTGGAGTATCTGGAGAGGGACGCTCTGCTGGAGGAAGGTGCTCAGCTGGCAGAGGTGTCCCAGCCAGCCAGACCCCCCCCAGAAGGTCCCGGACTCTTCGAGAGGGAAGTGACGAAGAGACCGGAGCCTGGGAGCCCCCAGGCCCAGGGCAGCTCGTCACCGCAGGCAGAGGAGATGGAAGGGGAGGAGGCCCTGGGAGCCGGGAGGTGGGGGCGGCCGGCAGCCCAGCTCGATAACCTGCTCAACCGGGAAAacctaaataacaacaacagcaagaggAGCTGCCCGGACGACCTGGAGGTAGgcgtgggggggcggggggggcatgCCTGCCACTTCCGTTCCGCCCGGGGGCAGCCCCTGCTCCATGCAGCCCCTGGGTGGATTTCCGAGAGGTTCTGCAGGCCCTTCGGGAGGGTAGACAGTGGAGGACCAGAGGCCCCGAGGAATGTCTGTACACCGCTCCCTTGACCCCGCTGCCCCGTTGCTGTGTTAGGCAAggcttctaaatttttttttcttacgtAAAATATAAGACATGTAAATTGTTAACCCAGCTTTGATCTTTACCAGTGTGTGGCTGTTCTTCTTTTCATCTCACCCCCATACACTTTCCCATACCccggattgttgttcagttgctcagtggtgtctgactctttgcgaccccatggactgcagcacgccaggcttccctgtccatcaccatctcctggaggttattcagacccatgtccattgagtcgatgatgccatccagccccatctcatcctgtcgcccccttctcctcctgccttcaatctttcccagcctcagggttgtttccagtgagtcagctcttcacatcaggtggaaaCAAATCAAATCCCCAGTCTGTCGTTCCCATCACAAATGCTTCCATATATATCAGGACCACAGGACCACTGCCACCTTGGGAAAATTGATAGCTGTCCCGCAGCACCATCTGACATAGTCTTACAGACCCTGTTGGTGTATGAAGCCCACCTCCGGCTGGTTCCCTTGTCGAGGCCACGGGCACCTGCGTTTGGGTCTGTATTAGAGTCATTCCCAAGCTGTCTTTGCCCTTCGCCACCTCTCTGCGAAGAGCGCAGTCAGGTGATGGTTTCTCGGAGCCGAGCTCTGTCGTGCCAGACAAGCAGGGTCCATCAtcaggctgcagaccccagaccctTTCTGAAAGGGAGACCTGGTTACTGTGCCAGAAACGTTATTTCACCAATTCCCACGCtgctctgagggcttccctggtggctcagtggtaaagattccacctgccagtgcaggagacatggcttcgctcactggtttgggaagatctcctggagaaggaaatggcaacccactccagtgtgcctgcctgggaaatctcatggacagaggagcctggtggggtcacaaaagagtcaagacatgactgggtgacacGACAACAACAACGATCCTCTGAGGGCAAAGTCACCCTGGTTTCCAGGCGAAATCGGGGTGCTGGAAAGGGTCATTTGGTGCAGGTGGCAGAGGCAAGGGTTGAGAAGGGAGGCCCTTGGAGGTCCCACTCCTGGCTGTGTAGCCAAAGGATTCGTTCAGGATCGTGGGTTCACAGCTTGCAGGAAGTTCAGTGTCTAACTCGTCTCCGAACCTGCATCAGTCACAGTCGAGCAGGTTCCAGTTCCGAGCGCTCTCTGCCCTGACACCAGCTGAAGGGAGAGCACCGCCTGCCCCCCTCCTTGTATTTTTTGGTCTTCAGCTTGTACTGCACCCTCACCGTGTTCTTGCCCCTTGCAGCATGACGCGATCTTCGGGATCCTTAACAAAGTGAAGCCTTCCTACAAATCCTGCGCCGACTGCATGTACCCTGCAGCTGGTGGGACCCCCGAGGCCTTCGGGGAGCGATGCAAGAACCCCGGTGCTCCCGCCATCTGCACCCAGCCCACGTTCCTGCCCCAACTCACGTCTTCCCCTGTGGCCAGCAGGTCCCGAGCTTTGGAGAAACTGGCCTCTGGCCCAACCGAAACCGCCCCCTTCCTACCACCAATAGGCTCGAGGAGGCCAGACACCAgtggcccaggggctggggctgCCCCGGAGCCCCCAGCCAGCCTTCCGGAACCTTCCAGAGAGACTCACAAAGCCCTACCAAAGTCCCTCGTGAAGAATTCTCACTGTGATAAGAACCCTCCTGGCTCGGAAGCAGCGAAGGAAGACTTGTCACCCAAGAAAGATCCGAAGCCGGCCAAGGACCTGCGGCTGCTGTTCAGTAAAGAGGCCGAGAAGCCCACGAGCAACAGCTACTTGGTGCAGCACCAGGAGTCCATCATCCAGCTGCAGAAGGCGGGCCTGGTCCGCAAGCACACCAGAGAGCTGGAGAGGCTGAAGGGCACACCCACCGAGCCGGCGGCCCCATGCCGGGACGGCCCGGCCGCCATCCCTGAGGAGAACCAGGACTCGCCTCTGCCCGGCCGAGCCCCAGGCCCTGAGAAGCCCGAGCCCGGCCCTCCTCTGCTCGAGGGAGCCCCACTGAAGAGCCCCCCGCCCTTCCTCTGCCGCCCAGACCACGCCAGTCACTTCTCCAGAGACTTCCTGAAGACCATCTGCTACACTCCCACCTCGTCCTCCATGAGCTCCAACCTGACGCGGAGTTCGAGCAGTGACAGCATCCACAGCGTCCGCGGGAAGCCAGGGCTGGTGAAGCAGCGCACACAGGAGATTGAGACCCGGCTCCGGCTGGCAGGCCTCACCGTCTCGTCCCCGCTCAAGCGCTCCCACTCCCTGGCCAAGCTCGGCAGCCTCAACCTCTCGACCGAGGACCTGTGCAGCGAGGCTGACGTGTCCACCGCAGCTGACTCCCAGGACACCAGGTTGAGCGAGTCTTCCCTCTTGCACGAGCCCCCAGTGGTCGCCAGGAGTTCGGCCGCAACCTCAAAACCGTCAGGGAAATCTGCCCCGGAAAACTTGAAAAGCCCTTCGTGGCTGGGCAAAAGCTGACCCACCTCTGGCTGCGTTTGGACTTGTGCGATGCCCCCCTTAGCCTCCCTGTGGATTTCTGGTCCACCCCTGCCATCTGGATGTCCCTTAAGCAACTGGCGTTATCCTCGcttttcctccccttctctttgAAGAGGGGAGAAAAGGCTACAAAATTGCCGAAGATACAGCACAAGAAGAGAGAGGGCAGCGTGGGTGTTTGTGGCCTGGGAGAGCCAGCGGTTGTCAGCCAGTAGACTCTGACCCCTAAGCGAGTGTTTCCAAGAAGACTCATGTTTTAAGGAGAGCATTTATACGGAGATGCGCAGGCATCAAAAAACCCCTCCATGCACAACCTGCAAACGAATAGCCGTGGTGTGGCGTCAGCACCGCAGGGGCTCGTCTTCGCTCATGCAGGCCCTTGTGGGGAGA
It encodes:
- the SSH1 gene encoding protein phosphatase Slingshot homolog 1, which encodes MALVTLQRSPTPSAASSSASNSELEAGSDEDRKLNHSLSESFFMVKGAALFLQQGSSPQGQRSLQHPHKHAGDLPQHLQVMINLLRCEDRIKLAVRLESAWAERVRYMVVVDSSGRQDTEESILLGVDFSSKESKSCTIGMVLRLWSDTKIHLDGDGGFSVSTAGRMHVFKPVSVQAMWSALQVLHKACEVARRHNYFPGGVALLWASYYESCIGSEQSCINEWNAMQDLESTRPDSPALFADKPTEGERTERLIKAKLRSIMMSQDLENVTSKEIRNELEKQMNCNLKEFKEFIDNEMLLILGQMDKPSLIFDHLYLGSEWNASNLEELQGSGVDYILNVTREIDNFFPGLFAYHNIRVYDEETTDLLAHWNEAYHFINKAKRNRSKCLVHCKMGVSRSASTVIAYAMKEFGWTLEKAYNYVKQKRSITRPNAGFMRQLSEYEGILDASKQRHNKLWRQQADDSCLQQPVDDPAGPGDFQPETLDSTPEAQLPCLDAAAPLPQFPGSGALGGPALPCCLRRLSDPLLQAPGDEMVGPVHLEYLERDALLEEGAQLAEVSQPARPPPEGPGLFEREVTKRPEPGSPQAQGSSSPQAEEMEGEEALGAGRWGRPAAQLDNLLNRENLNNNNSKRSCPDDLEHDAIFGILNKVKPSYKSCADCMYPAAGGTPEAFGERCKNPGAPAICTQPTFLPQLTSSPVASRSRALEKLASGPTETAPFLPPIGSRRPDTSGPGAGAAPEPPASLPEPSRETHKALPKSLVKNSHCDKNPPGSEAAKEDLSPKKDPKPAKDLRLLFSKEAEKPTSNSYLVQHQESIIQLQKAGLVRKHTRELERLKGTPTEPAAPCRDGPAAIPEENQDSPLPGRAPGPEKPEPGPPLLEGAPLKSPPPFLCRPDHASHFSRDFLKTICYTPTSSSMSSNLTRSSSSDSIHSVRGKPGLVKQRTQEIETRLRLAGLTVSSPLKRSHSLAKLGSLNLSTEDLCSEADVSTAADSQDTRLSESSLLHEPPVVARSSAATSKPSGKSAPENLKSPSWLGKS